The genomic window CGAGTGCCGGGTGCTGCGGCTGGAGCCGGTCGGCCCGCTGACCGAGCACCCGGGCGCGATGCCGCAGGACTCGCACGCCGCCTCGCCGATGCCGAGCTCCGCCACCACCCGGCGGCCGATCCCGGCGGGGCTGCCCAAGCTGGTGCTGGGCCGACTGAAGCGCCGTGGCTGAGTCCACCGCCCCGGTGCACGGCCGCACCACCACCACCGCGGCGGCCGGGCCGTCCCCGGCGTCCCTCGCACCCGCCGCCCCGGCCGGGCTGCCGAAGACCGATCTGCTGCTGCTCGCCGTCTCGATCGCGGGGATCTCGCTCTCCGCGCCCTTGATCAGCGCCACGGCCGCGCCCGCGCTGGCCATCGCCTGCTGGCGCAACCTCATGTCGGTGGGCGTGCTCGGCCCCTACGCCCTGCTGCGCCACCGGGCCGAGCTGCGTGCCATCGGCCGGCGCGCGCTGCTGCTCGCGATGGCCGCCGGGGCGCTGCTGGCCGTGCACTTCGCGCTCTGGATGCCCAGCCTGCGGATGACCTCGGTCGCCTCCTCGACCGCGCTGGTCACCACCACCCCGCTGTGGACGATCCTGCTGCTGCGGCTGACCGGCGTGCGCCCGCCCCGGCTGGTCTGGCTGGGCATGTGCGTGGCCTTCGCCGGCGTGCTGGTGCTCACCGGG from Kitasatospora sp. NBC_01250 includes these protein-coding regions:
- a CDS encoding DMT family transporter encodes the protein MAESTAPVHGRTTTTAAAGPSPASLAPAAPAGLPKTDLLLLAVSIAGISLSAPLISATAAPALAIACWRNLMSVGVLGPYALLRHRAELRAIGRRALLLAMAAGALLAVHFALWMPSLRMTSVASSTALVTTTPLWTILLLRLTGVRPPRLVWLGMCVAFAGVLVLTGVDLTVSPRALLGDALALGAGLAAAGYLLLGAEVRRTVSTTAYTLVCYSTTALVLLALCLATGTGLTGWSAGVWGQIALLMLAAQLLGHSLSNRVVRTLGPSVTSTAILLETPGAALIAAVWLGQWPAAAAYPAVALILLGLALVVRGGRR